A region from the Zonotrichia albicollis isolate bZonAlb1 chromosome 17, bZonAlb1.hap1, whole genome shotgun sequence genome encodes:
- the RPS21 gene encoding small ribosomal subunit protein eS21: MQNDAGEFVDLYVPRKCSASNRIIGAKDHASIQINISEVDKVTGRVNGQFKTYAICGPIRRMGESDDSILRLAKNDGIVSKNF, encoded by the exons ATGCAGAACGACGCCGGCGAGTTCGTGGACCTTTATGTCCCTCGGAAATG CTCTGCTAGCAACCGAATCATTGGTGCTAAGGATCATGCTTCCATTCAGATTAACATTTCTGAG GTGGACAAGGTGACAGGCAGGGTGAATGGGCAGTTCAAGACTTACGCCATCTGCGGCCCCATCCGGAGAATG GGTGAATCAGATGACTCCATTTTGCGTCTGGCAAAAAACGATGGAATTGTGTCCAA GAACTTTTAA